The genomic stretch CCGCGTATCCGTCTCTGACCCACGCCTTGGCCGAGGCTTTGGTCGGCGCCCTGTGGTTCATCGAGGGCAGCGAAGACGAGCAGATGGACCCCGACGATGCCGTGAAGGTCCTGGAGGGCGTCACCCACCTGTTCAGCCAACTCTCAGCTGATCAGCGACAGGAGCTGATCGACCTGCTCAGGGCGATGGCCGAGGCCGAACCCGATCTGGCCCGCCGGGAGTTCTTGGAAGGGTTCCCGGAAGGATTCAGGCTTGTCGAGGACGAGGCTTGAGTGGGGTTTCAGGAGTAGAGCAGGACGCGCTTTCGTAGCAGTTCGAATCCTGCGCGGCCGAACATCTGACGTTTCAGCATCTTGATCCGGTTGACATGACCTTCGACGACTCCGGAGTTCCAGGGCAGTGAGAGGCCGGCGATGACGGCGTTCAGGTCCCGTTCGAGGTGGCGAGCGAACGACTGAAGGGCGGGAAGGTTGGCGGTGCTGGCGGCTTCGATCCATTCAGGCAACCGGTGACCTTCCAGTTGGGTGAGCATGCGGGCGAACGAGCGCACGTGTGCCGCCAGGACATCGAGTTCGGGGCACGCGGCCAGGACAGTCTTGAGCTGGACTCGGTCTGGTTCCGGCAGAGCGTCGGGGTGGGTGAGGATCCACCGCGTAACGGTGCGGGCCGTCGGTGGCCGCGGGCCAATGGGCTGGGGACTGCCCCGCAGCACGGAGCGGATGTAGTCGCGGACGCTGGCGTAACCATGCGAGTAGCCCTGCTCCTTGACCTCCTCCCACAGCTGCCAGGCGTTGGTGCAGCCGTCTTGCCAGCGGTCATGGAGATAGGGCTTGTAAGGGTCGAGGGCGGTCCGGCGGTTTTGCCACTGACCGGTGAACAGATCCTCAGGCGTAGCAGCGCCGGCGAACCGTAGAACGGTGCTGTGACCCATGCCGAGTTGCCGGGCGACGGACCGCTTACTGTGCCCGGCGGCCAGGAGCGCGTGGACGGTCGCGTGCTTGGCGCGGGTCCGCTCGGCGAACCGATGGCCCGTAGGCCATGGCTGCGAAGGTAAATCAGGCGTCGTTTCTGCCTCGTCCGGCTCCGCCGGCTGGACCGGCGCGGGCCGCAGGCAGCCGCGGTGCCGGTAGACACATTTCTCAGCGGCCTGTCCGAGGTTGTGCCACAGATGCCACCGGTCAGCGACCTGGAGGGCCTGCGGGGCGCCGCGGGTAGAGCCCTCGGCGTAGAAGACGGCACGGTCCCGGCAGATGACCTCGATGCTGGGCCGCTTCGCCAGCCACGCTGCCAGCGTGTCGGCCTCGCGATCCGGCAGCAGGTCCACCGGCCGTCGAGTCTCGACGTCGACGAGCACGGTGCCGTAGATCCGCCCCCTACGCTGGGCATACTCGTCGACGCCCACCACGCGGGGCACCACTGCCTCAGGATCCGGCAGCGAGGCGATCAGCCGCAGGAGGGTGTTGCGGCTGACCGGTGCGCCGAAGACATGGGCCATCCGGGCGCCAGCACGGCCGGCCAAGGC from Streptomyces sp. NBC_00690 encodes the following:
- a CDS encoding ISL3 family transposase; amino-acid sequence: MNEVRTMLEEVLLASVEGVHVVAVEVAEAGVRVEARSTMGGASCPSCGRRSVRVHGSYLRFPRDLPTAGQHVVLSLRVRRFSCTATACPRRTFAEQIPGLTRRYGRRTERLRSALASVGLALAGRAGARMAHVFGAPVSRNTLLRLIASLPDPEAVVPRVVGVDEYAQRRGRIYGTVLVDVETRRPVDLLPDREADTLAAWLAKRPSIEVICRDRAVFYAEGSTRGAPQALQVADRWHLWHNLGQAAEKCVYRHRGCLRPAPVQPAEPDEAETTPDLPSQPWPTGHRFAERTRAKHATVHALLAAGHSKRSVARQLGMGHSTVLRFAGAATPEDLFTGQWQNRRTALDPYKPYLHDRWQDGCTNAWQLWEEVKEQGYSHGYASVRDYIRSVLRGSPQPIGPRPPTARTVTRWILTHPDALPEPDRVQLKTVLAACPELDVLAAHVRSFARMLTQLEGHRLPEWIEAASTANLPALQSFARHLERDLNAVIAGLSLPWNSGVVEGHVNRIKMLKRQMFGRAGFELLRKRVLLYS